The Paraburkholderia sp. FT54 genome includes a region encoding these proteins:
- the mmsB gene encoding multiple monosaccharide ABC transporter permease: METFKMRKALSPVAAEGAEVKKSEVFGMVKRIGSEYGLLLSLVIIMAFFQVATKGVLMQPLNLTNLVLQNSYIVIMALGMLMVIVSGHIDLSVGSTAGLVGALAAVLMVQYEVNYVWATIICIAAGALIGAVQGYWIAFWRMPSFIVTLAGMLVFRGMTNLVLQGQSIGPFPEGFGTVSSGFIPDVFHGQALHITSILLGVFVGALFFVIELRHRAGAAKHGVESGSFMMFVVKNVVLTALIVGFCYLLASYRGLPTVLVIMGVLIGVYTFLMNRTTIGRRIYAVGGNAKAARLSGVSVPAVSFMTFVNMGVLAALAGLIFAARLNSGTPKAGTGFELDVIAACFIGGASASGGVGKVVGAVVGAFIMGVMNNGMSIMGIGVDYQQVIKGIVLLAAVFVDVYNKNKA; this comes from the coding sequence ATGGAGACATTCAAAATGCGTAAGGCACTCTCTCCGGTAGCCGCCGAAGGCGCCGAGGTCAAGAAAAGCGAAGTGTTCGGAATGGTCAAGCGTATCGGCAGCGAATATGGACTGCTCCTGTCGCTCGTAATCATCATGGCGTTTTTCCAGGTCGCGACGAAGGGCGTGTTGATGCAGCCACTCAACCTGACCAACCTGGTGCTGCAGAACAGCTATATCGTCATTATGGCGCTCGGTATGCTAATGGTGATTGTTTCAGGCCACATCGACCTGTCTGTCGGCTCGACGGCGGGGCTCGTGGGCGCGCTGGCAGCCGTATTGATGGTGCAGTATGAAGTCAACTACGTCTGGGCAACCATCATCTGTATCGCGGCCGGCGCGCTGATCGGCGCCGTGCAAGGATACTGGATTGCGTTCTGGCGGATGCCGTCGTTCATCGTTACGTTGGCTGGCATGCTGGTTTTCCGCGGCATGACGAACCTTGTGCTCCAGGGACAGTCGATCGGCCCCTTCCCTGAGGGGTTTGGTACGGTGAGCTCGGGGTTCATTCCGGATGTCTTCCACGGACAGGCGCTTCACATAACCTCCATCCTTCTCGGTGTTTTCGTCGGTGCGCTGTTCTTCGTGATTGAGCTTCGGCATCGTGCCGGTGCGGCAAAACATGGCGTCGAAAGCGGCTCGTTCATGATGTTCGTCGTCAAGAATGTGGTGCTTACGGCACTCATCGTCGGCTTCTGCTACCTGCTCGCATCCTATCGCGGCTTGCCAACGGTGCTGGTCATCATGGGTGTGCTGATTGGCGTGTACACGTTCCTGATGAATCGCACAACCATTGGACGCCGCATTTACGCAGTTGGCGGAAACGCGAAGGCCGCACGTCTGTCGGGTGTCAGCGTCCCGGCAGTGAGCTTCATGACGTTCGTCAACATGGGTGTCCTCGCCGCGCTCGCGGGTCTGATTTTCGCCGCACGGCTGAATAGCGGCACGCCGAAAGCAGGAACTGGATTCGAACTCGACGTCATCGCAGCCTGTTTCATTGGCGGTGCGTCCGCATCCGGCGGTGTCGGAAAGGTCGTTGGTGCTGTGGTGGGCGCCTTCATCATGGGCGTGATGAACAACGGCATGTCCATCATGGGTATCGGCGTGGACTATCAGCAGGTCATTAAGGGCATCGTTCTGCTCGCCGCTGTGTTCGTCGACGTCTACAACAAGAACAAGGCGTAA